One genomic region from Diabrotica undecimpunctata isolate CICGRU chromosome 9, icDiaUnde3, whole genome shotgun sequence encodes:
- the LOC140450450 gene encoding zinc finger MYM-type protein 1-like codes for MDVIYNLINVKRFFKYSYVEKLELKCKGRPLPDIKIVKEGSSRGKNYKRQFNCDIYTRNSWICGCNRKNALFCFPCVLFGGDKSWTQVGVTDLVHLSDKIKKHETSKHHLHNQMEYALLGSVNIKEQLDSAYWINIQKFNEAVTKNRYVLSKIIDCIKFCSVFELALRGHDETQTSDNPGIFRGLINFTAELDKTLAQHLEESTVFKGISKEIQNDILDCMLELCQDKILEEIRESPYLAVMDDETTDISAKSQMVVL; via the coding sequence ATGGATGTTATTTATAATTTGATTAATGTTAAGagattctttaaatattcttatgtcgaaaaactagaattaaaatgCAAAGGACGTCCTTTGCCGGATATTAAAATCGTAAAAGAAGGATCAAGCCGAGGGAAAAATTACAAACGACAATttaattgcgatatttatacGAGAAATAGTTGGATATGTGGCTGCAACAGAAAAAACGCTCTTTTCTGTTTTCCTTGTGTACTCTTTGGAGGTGATAAGTCATGGACGCAAGTTGGTGTAACAGACTTAGTACATTtaagtgataaaataaaaaagcacgaaACTTCTAAGCATCATTTGCACAATCAAATGGAATATGCTTTATTAGGCTCCGTGAATATTAAAGAACAGTTAGATTCTGCATACtggataaatattcaaaaattcaatgaagctgtaacaaaaaataggtaTGTTCTCTCAAAAATTATAGACTGCATAAAATTTTGTAGTGTTTTCGAATTGGCGCTTCGGGGACACGACGAGACACAAACATCCGACAATCCTGGAATTTTTCGCGGCCTCATAAATTTTACTGCCGAATTGGATAAAACTTTAGCACAGCACTTGGAAGAATCGACGGTTTTTAAGGGCATTTctaaagaaattcaaaatgataTTTTGGACTGCATGTTGGAATTATGCCAGGATAAAATTTTGGAGGAAATTCGGGAATCTCCATATCTAGCTGTCATGGACGACGAGACTACAGACATTTCAGCAAAATCACAAAtggttgtattgtag